The genomic DNA TGGTCACCGCCCTCACCCTCCTGGACCCCCGAACGATCATCATCGGTGGCGGTCTGGCAGAGGCGGGGGAAACGTTGTTCACACCACTACGGGAGGCGGTCCGGGACCGGATCACCTTCCAGAAGCTGCCGTCGATCGTCCCCGCGGCTCTGGGGGACACGGCTGGATGCCTAGGTGCGGGCCTACTGGCCTGGGACCTCCTCAACTCAACCGACCGCACGGAGGTAGCACGCTGATGGCAGCCGACCCAGGGACGCGGGACAGCGTCGATATGCGGCTCCGCCGCGGGGCGCGACCAGCCACGACGCACCCGCACCCCGCAACGGCCAACGCGCCCCTCGTCCTGTCCGGCGCCAACGTGGTCCTCCCCACCGGCACCGTGCGCGCAGGCCGCCTCATCATCGACGGCACCCGCATCACCGGCGCCGCTCCCGACAACGCCCAGGTACTCGATGTCACCGGCCACTGGCTGGTACCGGGATTCGTCGACCTGCACAACCACGGCGGCGGCGGAGCCTCCTTCACCTCCGGCACCATCGAAGACGTCCTCAAGGGCATCCACACCCACCGCCGACACGGCACCACCACCCTGGTCGCCTCAACGGTCACCGGCGACATGGACTTCCTCGCCCACCGCGCCGGCCTCCTCTCCGAACTGGCCGAGCAGGGCGACCTCGCCGGCATCCACTTCGAGGGCCCGTTCATCTCCCCGTGCCGCAAGGGCGCCCACTCCGAGGCCCTGCTCCGCGACCCCGACCCGGCCGACGTCCGCAAGCTGGTCGACGCGGCCCGCGGCACGGCCAAGATGGTCACCCTCGCGACCGAACTCCCGGGCGGCCTGGACTCCGTACGCCTCCTCTCCGAACACGGCGTCATCGCGGCGATCGGACACACGGACGCGTCGTACGAGCAGACGGTGGAGGCGATCGACGCGGGCGCGACGGTCGCCACGCACCTGTTCAACGCGATGCCGCAGCTCGGGCACCGCGAGCCCGGCCCGATCGCGGCGCTCCTCGAAGACGAGCGCATCACCGTCGAGTTGATCAACGACGGTACGCATCTGCACCCGGCGTCCCTGGAGTTGGCGTTCCATCACGCGGGCGCGGGACGGGTGGCGTTGATCACGGACGCGATGGACGCGGCGGGCTTCGGCGACGGCCGTTACATGCTCGGCCCGTTGGAGGTCGAGGTGAGCGAAGGCGTCGCACGGCTGGTGGAGGGCGGGTCGATCGCGGGGTCGACGCTGACCCTGGACCGGGCCTTCAAGCGTTCGGTGACGGTCGACCGGCTGCCGGTCGAGGACGTGGTCACCGCGATCTCGGCCAACCCGGCCCGCCTGCTGGGGAGTTACGACGAGATCGGCTCGCTGGAGCCCGGCAAGTACGCGGACCTGGTGCTGCTGGACTCCGCGTTCGACCTCAAGGGCGTGATGCGGCGCGGCACTTGGGTGGTCGAACCGCAACTCGGCTGATCCGTACCGCATTCCGCAACGCGTTCCACGGATTCACAGGAGACGGTGGTCGGTCCGGGTCTGGGCCGACCGCCGTCTCTTTGGCATGATCGGGCCCGAACTGGACGACAGCTACACATACTTCGGGGGAGGTCGGCCCGGTGATCCTCACGGTGACGCTGAACACCGCTCTCGACATCACCTACCGGGTACGGGAGTTGCGACCGCACGGTTCGCACCGCGTGTCCGAGGTGACCGAACGGCCCGGCGGCAAGGGCCTGAACGTGGCCCGCGTGCTGGCCGCCCTCGGCCACGAGGTCACGGTCACCGGCTTCACGGGCGGCGTCACCGGACGTGTCGTACGGGATCGACTCACGGGCACACCAGGTGTGTTGGACGCCCTCGTCCCGGTCGCGGGTCCGACCCGGCGCACGATCGCCGTGGTGGACGGGCTGACCGGTGACACGACTCAACTCAACGAGCCCGGCCCGACGGTCACTTCGGCGGAGTGGTCCGCCTTCCAGGACGCGTACGAGGAGTTGGTGGGCGGGGCCTCGGCGGTGGCCCTGTGCGGGAGTCTGCCGCCGGGGGTGCCGGTGGGCGCGTACGCGGGGCTGGTCCGGACGGCTCGGGCGGCCGGTGTCCCGGTCCTCCTCGACACCAGCGGCGAACCGCTGCGCCGGGGCGTCGCCGCCCGCCCCGACCTGGTCAAGCCGAACGCCGAGGAACTGGCCGAACTCACCGGTTCCCACGAGCCGTTGGGCGGGGCGCGGGACGCCCGGCGCCGGGGTGCCCGCGCGGTGGTCGCCTCGCTCGGCGTCCAGGGGCTGCTGGCGGCGACCCCGGAGGGCGACTGGCTCGCGACGCCTCCGGCCCGTGTCCACGGCAATCCGACCGGCGCCGGTGACTCGGCGGTCGCGGGTCTGCTGTCGGGGCTGGTGGAGCGGCTGCCGTGGCCGGACCGACTGGCGCGGGCCGTGGCGCTGTCGGCGGCGACCGTACTGGCGCCGGTGGCGGGCGAGTTCGACCACGCGGCCTACGAGGAGCTGCTGGGGCGGGTCGCGGTGACGAGGAACGCGTCCGCGGCCTGAGCCGCCCCGGCTGCCCCGACTACTTCTTGACCTGGCCCTGTTTCACCCACAACTGGTCCAGCAGGACATTGCAGTTGTCGGCGTTCTCGCAGGAGAGGCTTATCGAGTTGGTGCCCTTGGTGAGGGTGGGCCAGGCGAAGCTCGTCGTCCAGCCCTTCTCGAAGTTGCCGTCCGGGGCCCCCGCGTAGTTCTTCAGGCTGAACGGGCTGCCGAACTTCTTGCCGTTGATGCTGAGCGTCATCTGCTGGTCGTCGCTGGTCGAGCTGTAGTGCGCGAAGACCGTGTAGGTGCCGTCCGAGGGGATGCCGTTCACCGTCCAGGTGACCGAGGCGCCGGCCGCGTTCAGGCCCGTGACATAGATGCCGCCGTCGGCGTCGGCGCCCTTGACGTCGGACGCCAGGGCGGCGCCGCCCTCCAGCTTCAGCGCCTTGGCGTCGATGGTCTGGGTCTCCAGACCGCTGGACGCGCTGGCGCTCGGCGAGGGGCTCGACGAGGCGCTCTGGGACGCCGACGGGGTCGACCCCGCCTGGTCGTCGGTCTTGTCGTCGCCGTTACCGTTCATCATCGCGACGCTGATGCCGATGACCACCGCGGCGACGACCGCGATCGCGCCGATCAGCAGGCCCTTGGTGTTGGGGCCGCGGCCCCGGCCGCCACCGCCGTTGTCGTACGGCGGGGGCTGCTGGCCTGCCGGCGGGCCGCCGGGGAAGGTCTCCGGGGCCTGGTAGTGCGCGTTCGGCTGGGCGCCGTAGGGCTGCTGCTGCGGGACCGTCTGGCCGAACTGCTGCTGGTACTGCGCCGTGGCGGCGGCCTGCTGGGCGCCGTACTGGCGCTCGCCGACCGGGCGCACTCGGTTGACCGAACCCGGGTAGCCGTAGCCACCGCCGGACGGCGGCTGGGCGCCGGCGGCCTGGCCGTCCTCGTACAGGTAGCCGAACGGGTCGTCGTCCTCGGGCGTGCTCGCGCCGTTGTTGCCGGGCGTCATCCCTAGGTACTCCTCAACAGGTGCGGGTGCAGATACGTCAGCTTCGGATACGTCTTCAGATGCGTCTTCAGACATGTCCTCGATACATCTGGAGAACTGCGAGCCTACCCGCTCCGCGTCGTCCAAACGGGTGACTCGGGCCGCATCAGAGCACTGACCTGGAGATCAGCCCGCGCGTCTGTGCTGTTTGGGACGAGATCGTTTCTCGATGTACATCCGTTCGTCAGCGGACTTCAGCACCTCGTCCGCCGTCATGCCGCAGTGGGCCCACCCGATACCGAAACTGGCCCCGACCCGCATGCCCCGGCCGTCCACCCGGATGGGCTGGATGATCTCGTTCCGCAGGCGTACGGCGAGGTCGGCGGCGTCGGCCTTGCCGAGGCCGTCGGCCAGCACGACGAACTCGTCACCGCCGAGCCGGGCCACCGTGTCGCCGTCGCGCACGGCCCGGCCGAGCCGCCGGGCGACCTCGATGAGGACCGCGTCACCCGCGTTGTGCCCGAACCGGTCGTTGATGGACTTGAAGCCGTCGAGGTCGCAGAAGAGGACCGCGAGCCCCTTGGTGCCGTCGTCCCGCTCGCCCTCGGGGGCGATGGTGTGGACGTGGTGGTCGTAGGCGTCGAGGAGGTCGGCGCCGGGGCGGAAGTCGAAGCCGTGGCCGTTCGCGTCGTAGGCGGCCGGATGTCCGTACGCGGCGTCGATCGACTCGATCTCGCCGGGGTGGCCGGACTGCTGACGCTGGCAGAGGCGGGCGGAGAGGCGGGTGCGCAGCTCCGCCGAGTTCGGCAGGCCGGTCAGCGCGTCGTGCGCGGCGCGGTGGGCGAGCTGCAGCTCGCGGCGCTTGCGGTCCTCTATGTCCTCGACATGGGAGAGGAGGAAGCGCGGTCCGTCGGCGGCGTCCGCGACGACGGAGTTGCGGAGCGAGACCCAGACGTACGTGCCGTCCCGGCGGCCCAGGCGGAGCTCCGCGCGTCCGCCCTCCGCCGACGTTCTGAGCAGGGTGCCTATGTCCTCGGGGTGGACGAGGTCCGAGAAGGAGTAGCGGCGCATCGCGGAGGCGGGGCGGCCCAGGAGGCGGCACAGGGCGTCGTTGCTCCGCAGTATTCGGCCGTGCTGGTCGCCGCCCATCTCGGCTATCGCCATGCCGGAGGGGGCGTACTCGAAGGCCTGCCGGAAGCTCTCCTCGCTTGCGCGCAGGGCCTGTTGCTCGCGCTCGAGTCTGACCAGCGCGCGCTGCATGTTCGCGCGCAGACGCGCGTTACTGATCGCGATGGCCGCCTGGAACGCGTACATCTGGAGGGCCTCGCGCCCCCACGCGCCCGGCCGCCGGCCGTTGCGCGGGCGGTCCACGGACAGGACGCCGATCAGCTCGCCGCACGAGCCGCCGGAGACGCCGGGGGTGTACATGGGCGCGAAGAGCCGGTCGGACGGGTGCCACTCGTCCTCGAAGCGGGGTGCGGGGCCGTCGGTGTACCACTGCGGTACGTCGTCCTCGTCGAGGACCCAGCCCTCGGTGTGCGGGATGAACCGCAGGTCGCCCCAGGACTCGCCCATGCCGAGGCGGCGCTCCCAGGAGGTGCGTGAGCCGACGCGGCCGGTGATGAGTGCCTCGGCGGCGGAGTTGCCCGCGAAGGCGGCGACCACGAGGTCGCCGTCGGGGCGGACGAGGTTGACGCATGCCAACTCGTACCCAAGGCCGTTGACGACTCCGTCGGCGACGGTCTGCAGGGTGTCCGCCAGGCTGCGGGCGGTGTTCATGTCCGCCATGACCGTGTGCAGTTGTCGCAGGGTCGCAAGACGGACGTAGGGTTCCGACTCGGTCTCCATACTCGCCCTCCCCCCGAGACCTCGCAGCGAATCAAGGGTCATCTTCCCCGCCACTGAATCACAGCGCGCTGCCCACTCGGTACACAGGGTCAACAATTACTACCCCTTGTGACTCAAGTCACAGCAGAAGATGAACAATTGAGTGGAGTTTCTGCATTTTCCCTGTGCGTTTACTGAACGCAAACTTTGTGGGCGTGTGGACATGATGCACGACGATGTTCCGTCGCGTGGGCCGTTGGTCCTAGGACCTGACTGGGTCGCAGGTCCGATGCGGTGCACGGCCGGCGGCGATTAGCGTTTCGGGCGTGCCGAACACCGCGTCACCAACCAAGGTCGATCTCTCCGGGCATGCCGGTCCCTCCGGGCATGCTGTGGGGGTGAGCAACGACGAGTTCCGCGCCGCCCTTTCACGGCTGGCCGCGGGTGTGGTCCTGGTGACCGCGCACGAGGAGCCGTACGACCCGGACGACCCGCACGCCCCGGTCGGCGAGGACGTCGGCATGACCGCGACCGCCTTCATGTCGGTCTCCCTGGACCCGCCGCTGGTCCTGGTCAGCCTGCGCGACGGCTCCCGCATGGACGACCTCCTCGACGAACAGCCCCTGTGGGCCGTCTCCGTCCTCTCCGAGAGCCAGCGCCACATCGCGGGCCGCTTCGCGATGAAGGGCCGCATCAGCGACCGTCTCCTCTTCGACGACATCCCGTACGTCCACGGTGCGGCGTCCGGCGCCCCCTTGGTCCGCGGCGCCCTCGCCACCCTGGAATGCCGCACGGAACAGCGCATTCCGGCCGGGGACCACACGCTCGTCATCGGGCGGGTGCTGACGGCGGAGGTGGGGAGCGCGGAGGGCGGCCCGCTGTCGTACTTCCGGGGCAAATACCGGCAGTTGGGATGATGACGGCGGCAGTAGGTGAGGTGGGCGGCGGCGGCTAATTCTCTCGCCCGCCGCTGATCCGACCGCCTACCGTGCACGCATGACGACGATCACCGCCGCCGGTCCCGGTTCCGGTCCCGGCCCCCGCCTCGAAGAGATCACCCCGGGCAACTTCGAGGCCGCCGTGGGCATTCGGGTCCGCCCCGACCAGGAGTTCGCGGTCTCCCCCGTCATGAAGTCCCTCGCCGAGGCCTACGTCCACCCCGGCACCGCCTGGCCCCGCCTGATCATCGACGAGGACCGCCCCGTCGGCTTCGTCATGGCCTTCTTCGACATCGACTGGAACCTGGACGGCTCCGTCATCCGCTCCGGCCTCTGGCGCCTGAACATCGCGGCGGACCAACAGGGCCGCGGCTACGGCCGGTTCGCGGTGGAGTCGGTCGCGACCGAGATCCGCCGCCGAGGCGGCAAGGAGCTGTACGTGACGTGGCACGAGGGCCCGTCCGGACCGGCCGGCTTCTACGCGGGCCTGGGCTTCCGCCCCAACGGGGAGCTGAGTGAGGGGGAGACGGTGGGGGTGCTGGAGCTGGCGTAGCGGGGCGGCCGACCAACTCCGGGTGTGGAGCACAGGGGTGGGCTCGCGAGGCCGGCGAAGTGGGCGCAACTGGTCGCCACGGCGGTACCGGAGCGGGCGACGACGTCCAGGTCGAGCACCTTCGCCAGCGCGTCGAAGTCGCCCTCGCACACCACGGCGGGGAACGCGTCGGCGACCACCCGTTGCCGTACGAGATCCGCACCCGGCTCGCCAACTGCCCTGCCGCCATGGGCATATGGCCGACGACGGGCGTGGGATTCGAAACGGGCGGCGAGGAATTCACCGCCGTTTTGGGTGCCGTTGCTTTCGACGGCGTTGTTCTGCGTGCCCTTGTTCCCCGTGCCGTTGCTCCCGGGGAATTCGGCGGGTCGCCCATGTGACAACAAACACCCGGCAGCAGGGAACTATCCCCAGTCCCGCCCGTTCCGCCCCCGCTTCGTATCGGACCGCTGTTTCTTCTCCCGCAACCGGCGCTCGTTGATACCGCGCGGAATACGCGTGGGCCGGCGCGGCTTCGGTGGCGGGGCGGTGGCTTCGGCGAGGAGTGCCGCGAGGCGTACCGCGGCGGTCTCGCGGTTGCGCCACTGGGAGCGGTGCTCGGAGGA from Streptomyces sp. NBC_01478 includes the following:
- the nagA gene encoding N-acetylglucosamine-6-phosphate deacetylase, which translates into the protein MAADPGTRDSVDMRLRRGARPATTHPHPATANAPLVLSGANVVLPTGTVRAGRLIIDGTRITGAAPDNAQVLDVTGHWLVPGFVDLHNHGGGGASFTSGTIEDVLKGIHTHRRHGTTTLVASTVTGDMDFLAHRAGLLSELAEQGDLAGIHFEGPFISPCRKGAHSEALLRDPDPADVRKLVDAARGTAKMVTLATELPGGLDSVRLLSEHGVIAAIGHTDASYEQTVEAIDAGATVATHLFNAMPQLGHREPGPIAALLEDERITVELINDGTHLHPASLELAFHHAGAGRVALITDAMDAAGFGDGRYMLGPLEVEVSEGVARLVEGGSIAGSTLTLDRAFKRSVTVDRLPVEDVVTAISANPARLLGSYDEIGSLEPGKYADLVLLDSAFDLKGVMRRGTWVVEPQLG
- a CDS encoding 1-phosphofructokinase family hexose kinase, encoding MILTVTLNTALDITYRVRELRPHGSHRVSEVTERPGGKGLNVARVLAALGHEVTVTGFTGGVTGRVVRDRLTGTPGVLDALVPVAGPTRRTIAVVDGLTGDTTQLNEPGPTVTSAEWSAFQDAYEELVGGASAVALCGSLPPGVPVGAYAGLVRTARAAGVPVLLDTSGEPLRRGVAARPDLVKPNAEELAELTGSHEPLGGARDARRRGARAVVASLGVQGLLAATPEGDWLATPPARVHGNPTGAGDSAVAGLLSGLVERLPWPDRLARAVALSAATVLAPVAGEFDHAAYEELLGRVAVTRNASAA
- a CDS encoding carbohydrate-binding protein; this encodes MTPGNNGASTPEDDDPFGYLYEDGQAAGAQPPSGGGYGYPGSVNRVRPVGERQYGAQQAAATAQYQQQFGQTVPQQQPYGAQPNAHYQAPETFPGGPPAGQQPPPYDNGGGGRGRGPNTKGLLIGAIAVVAAVVIGISVAMMNGNGDDKTDDQAGSTPSASQSASSSPSPSASASSGLETQTIDAKALKLEGGAALASDVKGADADGGIYVTGLNAAGASVTWTVNGIPSDGTYTVFAHYSSTSDDQQMTLSINGKKFGSPFSLKNYAGAPDGNFEKGWTTSFAWPTLTKGTNSISLSCENADNCNVLLDQLWVKQGQVKK
- the cdgB gene encoding diguanylate cyclase CdgB; the encoded protein is METESEPYVRLATLRQLHTVMADMNTARSLADTLQTVADGVVNGLGYELACVNLVRPDGDLVVAAFAGNSAAEALITGRVGSRTSWERRLGMGESWGDLRFIPHTEGWVLDEDDVPQWYTDGPAPRFEDEWHPSDRLFAPMYTPGVSGGSCGELIGVLSVDRPRNGRRPGAWGREALQMYAFQAAIAISNARLRANMQRALVRLEREQQALRASEESFRQAFEYAPSGMAIAEMGGDQHGRILRSNDALCRLLGRPASAMRRYSFSDLVHPEDIGTLLRTSAEGGRAELRLGRRDGTYVWVSLRNSVVADAADGPRFLLSHVEDIEDRKRRELQLAHRAAHDALTGLPNSAELRTRLSARLCQRQQSGHPGEIESIDAAYGHPAAYDANGHGFDFRPGADLLDAYDHHVHTIAPEGERDDGTKGLAVLFCDLDGFKSINDRFGHNAGDAVLIEVARRLGRAVRDGDTVARLGGDEFVVLADGLGKADAADLAVRLRNEIIQPIRVDGRGMRVGASFGIGWAHCGMTADEVLKSADERMYIEKRSRPKQHRRAG
- a CDS encoding flavin reductase family protein → MPNTASPTKVDLSGHAGPSGHAVGVSNDEFRAALSRLAAGVVLVTAHEEPYDPDDPHAPVGEDVGMTATAFMSVSLDPPLVLVSLRDGSRMDDLLDEQPLWAVSVLSESQRHIAGRFAMKGRISDRLLFDDIPYVHGAASGAPLVRGALATLECRTEQRIPAGDHTLVIGRVLTAEVGSAEGGPLSYFRGKYRQLG
- a CDS encoding GNAT family N-acetyltransferase, with the translated sequence MTTITAAGPGSGPGPRLEEITPGNFEAAVGIRVRPDQEFAVSPVMKSLAEAYVHPGTAWPRLIIDEDRPVGFVMAFFDIDWNLDGSVIRSGLWRLNIAADQQGRGYGRFAVESVATEIRRRGGKELYVTWHEGPSGPAGFYAGLGFRPNGELSEGETVGVLELA